CCAGGGTGAGGGTGGTGGCCAGATGAGCCGGGGAGCGCGGGATGTGTAGCTGCAGGCCGTGCTCGGCGCAGAGGGCCTCGGCCTCGGAGGCGTAGACGTTGGCGTCGGTCTTGATTTTGAGGAAGGTGTAGGCGCCTCCATCGCTGGTCATGTCGCAGTAGACCTCAAGGTTTTTGAGCGGGCCCTCGCCATCGGGGTCGATGAGGTAGGTGCCATCGGGCAGGCCGGGGGTGTCGATGAGGGCGTCGAGGCAGCTTGTGGGGATGTCGCAGGTGTTGTCGGCGTCGCAGGTGAAGCCGCCGCAGTCGGCGTCGCTTGCGCATTGCTCGCCAGTGGAGCAGGGAGCGCAGGAGCCGCCGCAGTCGAGGTCGCTCTCATCGCTGTCCTGGACCCCGTTGCTGCAGTGGTCAGGCCGGCAGACGCCGAGATAGCAGTCGGAGGAGGCGCAGTCGTCATCCACGCGGCAGCTCGCCCCGCTCTGGCAGGAGGTCGCGCAGGAGCCGCCGCAGTCGGTGTCGCTCTCATCGCCGCTTTGCCGGCCGTCGAAGCAGGTGGTCTCCCGGCTCCAGATATGCCAGGCGCCGGTGGTCATGTCCTGCACGGAGCCGCATTTGGCGCGTCTGTCGTCGCTGCCCCAGTCGGTGCCGTCGGTCTGGATGGAGTCCATGCCGCGATCGTTAAAGTCGACGGTGAAGTCTGTGTCAGCGTCACAGCGGTCTTCTCCCTCCATAAAACCTGATTCGTACTCGTCGAGGTTGGACTTGAACTCGCCAGTGAGGTTGTTACGGCGATTCCAGGGGCCGGTGTAGCCCGCACCCTGATTCTCTTCGAAGCAGGAGTCGGCGTCGGTGCCGGTGGTGAAAATCTGGTACCAGGAGACGTCGTAGAAGGAGAGGTCGACGTCGAAGGTCGCGCCCTGAGAGACGGCCGCGTCGACTTTGCAGGTAAAGCGCATATCGCCGGTGGTATCGACCACCGCGCGCAGGCCATTCCAGATGCCGGTCTGGGCGCTGGCCGGGTCGAGGGTGCTCAGGTCGGCGTAGTGCTCGGACGCCTCATCTCGGAGTAGGGTCTGGAAGGTGGAGGCGACGAGCGTCCAGCCGCCGCCGTCGGTGTCCATGTCGCAGTAGACGTCTTCGAGGGTGCCGTCTTCGTTGGGGTCGAGGCTGTAGACGCCGCTGGTGGTGGTGCCACCGAGCAGGAGATCGAGGCAGCTGACGGGGTTGGGGGCGCAGCTCAAACCGTAGGCACAGTGGCCGGAGACGCAGTCGCTGTGGGAGGTGCAGGTCGCGCCGTCTTCGCAGGCTGTGCAGTTGGGGCCGCCGCAGTCCACGTCGCTCTCGTCCTGGTTGAGGATGCCGTCGTCGCAGGTGGTGAGCTGGCAGGAGTTGGTGCAGGCGTCGGTGTCGATGGCGTTGGCGTCGTCGCAGGCTTCGACGCCCTCCTCAATGATGCCGTCGCCGCAGGAGGCGGCCACGCAGGTGGAGAGGCAGGCGTCGGTGTCGATGGCGTTGCCGTCGTCGCAGGCTTCGCCATCCTGCACGATGCCGTCGCCGCAGGTGGGGAGGGCGCAGGCGTTGGTGCAGGCGTCATCGTCGATGGTGTTGCCGTCGTCGCAGGCCTCGCCAGCCTGGACGATGCCATCGCCGCAGGTGGGGAGAGCGCAGGCGTTGGTGCAGGCGTCGTCGTCGATGGTGTTGCCGTCGTCGCAGGCTTCGCCAGCGCTTGCGTTGACCTCGCCATCGCCACATTGGGCGGCGGTGCAGTCGTCGTTGCAGGTCTCGGATTCACCGGCGTCGTCGCAGGCTTCGCCGGGCTGGACGACGCCGTCGCCGCAGGTGGCCAACTCACAGGCGTTGGTGCAGGCGTCGTCGTCGATGGTGTTGCCGTCGTCGCAGGCCTCGCCATCGTGGACCACGCCATCGCCGCAGGAGGGAAGGGCGCAGATGCCCTCTGCCGGGTGGCAGAAGTCGCTGTTGCACTGGGCGTCGCGCTCGCAGGCCGCGCCATCGTCGCGAAGGGTCTCGGTGGGCGTGGTGTCGGCGTCGCCGCAGGCGCTCAAGGCGGCGAGTACGGCCAGGAGGAGGGTAGCGAAACGCGAGCGGGCAGAGAGAGCGGGGCGCAAGACCATCAAAATCCTCTGGAGCAGGGGGGGCGTTGGCGTACGTGGTGTGCGAGCGTTACGTTTCTTCGCATGGAGACGGAAACGAGGTCAAGAAACGATAGGGCGTCGCCAGCGAGGGGGGGGGGGGCGCGTGACGAGGGGGCGGAGCCATGTGTTTAAACCACGTGTCGGGACGATGGGGCGGGGCACCTGACGTCTGCCGAGGCAGGCGTCGGCGAGTGTGGAGTCGGTGAGATTTGAGGCGGGGATTCTATAAAAAGAGGCGCCCCCGTGTGTGGGAGCGCCTCGTTGTGGGAACGTGATGTGATGTTGGCCAGCCTGATCGCTACAAAAGACCAGGCTGGTGGTGTCATCGCTTAGTCCTGGTAGCACATCGGCGGCGTGCTGAACTCGCCGAGCGCCTGGCAGCCCCCGTCTTCGACGCTGGTCTCAATGCCCTGCAGCTCAAAGATCACCGAGCCCGAGCCTTGATTGCCAAACGCCAGGCATTCCGCGCCGAACTGCTCGTGGCACTCACCGATGACCACGGTCACCTGCACGTCGGTCATCAGGGGCAGGTCGAGCGCGAAGCCACCATCGGCGTCGGTGATGCCCTGGGCCAGGATTTGGCCGCGATCTTCGGGGTTTATACCCGGGCCGCAGGTACGATGGACCTCACCGAGGTAGATGTAAACGGGCTGGTCGGCTCGGGGCACGCCGACATACTCATTGTCTTGCGTCGTGTAGGAGTTAAGGCTCCCCTCCACACACGTCGTCGCTCCGCTCTCCAGCACCAGCTCGCCGGCATCCTCGCAGCCCTCGGAGCCGCAGACAGCCTCGGTAAAGGCGTCGGGGTCCAGGCTGATGATGGCCTGAGCCGCGGTGCCTTCATGCACCGAGAGCAGCTCCACCTCGTCCACCGGCGGGAGGTCCAGGCAGTAGGTGCCGTCGGCACCCGACTCAGCGATCACCGAGCCCGGGCCGGTCGTCATCTCATAGAGCCCGTAGACCGGAGCCCCGGCCACCGGCGCCGCGTTCTCATCGACCACCGTCCCGCTCAGGCAGCTGCGGGCGTTGCTCATCTCGATGGTGATCTGGTGGCATTCCCCGCCCTCCTCCGACTGGCAGTTGGCGGCCGTCGTGTTGCCGACCACCGTCAGCGGGCCGTCGGCATCCTGGTAGTAGTAGGAGTGCAGCGCGCTGAGCTCGATCGTTCCCGCCCGCATAAAGTCCACGCAGGTCTTGCCCTGGGCGTCGGTGGCGCCAAAGGGAGCGACGCGGCCCAGGTAGTTCTGGGCCTCGCCCTCAATGGTCGCGCCGGGGATGGGCTCGCCAGACTCGGAGTCGATGACGGTGACCTCCACGCAGTTACGCGTCTCCAGAGGCTTGTCGACGTTCCACCAGCTGAAGTGCCCGGCCTGACAGGAGGCTACCAGGCGATCGCCGGCAACAACCTCGCACTCGCTCTCGTAGATCCAGCGGGCCTGCTCCAGATCAAAGCTCCAGAAGGGGATCGTGTCGCCGGCCGCATAGCCCGAGAAAGCCTCCGAGATCGGAAACTCCAGATCGGCCTCGATGCCCTCGGCCAGCTGCAGCTTCTCGCCATTCTGCCAGAAGGTGATGTCGGCCATATAGACGCTCAAAAGATCCACCGGATCGCCCTCGGTGGGCACCCCGATGAGCGGTCCGGGCATAAAGCGCAGGTCATCGCTGGAGGGCTCGATGCCGGCGAAGGTCATCTCGGCCTGGCCCACCACGGGGTTGCCCTCCCCGTCGACCAGGGCGTTGGCAGGAAGGTTGATGCGGACGCCGCGGACCTCCAGGGTGGCGGGAGCTTCGGCATCAAAGCTCAGCGCCTCTCCCAGGGCCAGCAGACGCACCAGCGCGCTCATCTGCTGACCCTCGGCCGCTTCCACCACAGGGCGCTCGGCGCTGGAGGGGGCGTAGCCTTCGGCCTCGATCTGCACGATCATGGTTTCGGCGCCGGCCGCCGGCTCGATGAGCACCTGGCCGCCGAGGTCGGTGAGGTGGGCCTGGCCCTGGTAGATCACGCTGGCGCCGGCGATCGGCATGCCCACCTCATCCTGGACCTTCAGAGAGAGGGGAAGCGCGCGGGTCTCGACCTGCTCACCGCCGTCGGGATCGACGTCGGGATCAGGGTCAGCATCCAGCTCGGCGTCGGGCTCACCGGCATCGGGAACCTCGGTGTTGGGGTGTTCATCGGTGGTGTCCGAGCAGGCCACCGGTCCACCGGCCAGCGCACCGACCAGCATCATCAGGCTTAAACGTTTCGAAAGAGGGCTCATCATTCCATTCTCCATCCAGCGTGTGGGACGCACGGTGCTGGCTCCTCATGAGCACGTTACCGTCAGGGATGCGTCCCAGATCAGGTGTCTCCCGCATCCGGGACCCGAGCTCATTGCATCCTCAGTGCCAGCCCCGTGATGGGGATGCTCTTTTTGTGGGCCGGAGGCGCTACGCCGGCGTGATGGTTGTTGATTGTTGAGAGACTTGATTTTGGTTCGGTTCGTGTTCCGAGTTTGAACGACACGCCATAACGCCCACGTTGGGAAAACGTTGTACCCTGACCGGTAGGTTAGCACTCCACATGCCGAGCGCCCGCCGAGCGCCCGCCGAGCGCCCCAGGACGACGCTGGCTGTGTCGCTGCGTCGTCGCGGTGGCGCTGCCACAGCTTCCTCCTTGCTCCTTGCCAGCGCCGCCCTGGATGCGCTCGGGTTGGGGGGCATATGAAAAGGCGCCCCCCCCACCGCCCACACGAATTGACCGCCATCGCAAACCCGAGCGCCCGCCGAGCGCCCCAGGACGACGCTGACTGTGTCGCTGCGTCGTCGCCGTAGCTAAAGCTACTCGCTCCTCCTGGCTCCTTGTCAGCGCCGCCCTGGATTCGCTCGGATCTTTGGGTTCGCGTGAACCCCCCCACCGCCCACACGAATTGACCGCCATCGCGAACCCCCGATCTCCCGATCCCCCAGCCCTCATGCGCTTCGACGCCACACTTTCATTTTAAAACCGGTGCGTCGTTCGCTTCGACGGTGGTCGTTTGCGTTGAACCCACGCGCTGACCGGCTCGCCGTGGCGTGCGGTGGTTCAAGCAGATGCGACGAAGCGGTCGACGGGGCGTGCGACGGTTCAAGCAGACGCGACGAAGCGGTCGCCGTGCCTTGCGGCGGTTAAAACACCTCTGGCGAAGCGCTCGGCGAGGCTTGTGGCGATTGAAGCCGGTGCGTCGAGCGCTTCGTCGTAGGGTGTTGGGTGGGGGGAAGGCGTGTCGAGCGCTTCGTCATGTGGTGTTGGGTGGGGGGAAGGTGTGTCGAGCGCTTCGTCATGTGGTGTTGGGTGGGGGGAAGGTGTGTCGAGCGCTTCGTCATGTGGTGTTGGGTGGGGGGAAGGCGTGTCGAGCGCTTCGTCATGTGGTGTTGGGTGGTGGGAAGGCGTGTCGAGCGCGTCGTCATGTGGTGTTGGGTGGTGGGAAGGCGTGTCGGGGGCTTCCGCGCGGCGCGTTCACGTATTGCGCACCCAAAGCGATGGGTTTAGCGTGGGGTCATTCCACAACACGAGTCCTCGACGTCGGGGGGAGGCTTCGAATCGGTCGGAGCCCCACACCGGGGGACCTTCGGGCACGACGTGTGCCTTAAGAGAGGTTAGCGATGGCTAAGATGTCTCGTACCAGTGCGTATAAGAGCGCGATCAGCCGTACGATGGGGAGTTCGACCGAGGTCAATCAGCAGAAGGCCGGGGAGGTGCTCGACCGGCTGCTTTTTCCGGACGGGGTTCCGGCGAACCTGACCATGGGGCAGGTGCTCGTTGGCGTGGCGAAGGTCGCCGAGAAGAACGCGGAGACGTTTGAAGCCGCGGAGCGTTTTCTGGCGACCGAGCGTAGCGAGGACCGCCGCCGGCGCGTGATGCGGGATGATGCGCTGGCGGATCTGCGTCTGGTGCTCATCAA
The Lujinxingia sediminis DNA segment above includes these coding regions:
- a CDS encoding MSCRAMM family protein gives rise to the protein MMSPLSKRLSLMMLVGALAGGPVACSDTTDEHPNTEVPDAGEPDAELDADPDPDVDPDGGEQVETRALPLSLKVQDEVGMPIAGASVIYQGQAHLTDLGGQVLIEPAAGAETMIVQIEAEGYAPSSAERPVVEAAEGQQMSALVRLLALGEALSFDAEAPATLEVRGVRINLPANALVDGEGNPVVGQAEMTFAGIEPSSDDLRFMPGPLIGVPTEGDPVDLLSVYMADITFWQNGEKLQLAEGIEADLEFPISEAFSGYAAGDTIPFWSFDLEQARWIYESECEVVAGDRLVASCQAGHFSWWNVDKPLETRNCVEVTVIDSESGEPIPGATIEGEAQNYLGRVAPFGATDAQGKTCVDFMRAGTIELSALHSYYYQDADGPLTVVGNTTAANCQSEEGGECHQITIEMSNARSCLSGTVVDENAAPVAGAPVYGLYEMTTGPGSVIAESGADGTYCLDLPPVDEVELLSVHEGTAAQAIISLDPDAFTEAVCGSEGCEDAGELVLESGATTCVEGSLNSYTTQDNEYVGVPRADQPVYIYLGEVHRTCGPGINPEDRGQILAQGITDADGGFALDLPLMTDVQVTVVIGECHEQFGAECLAFGNQGSGSVIFELQGIETSVEDGGCQALGEFSTPPMCYQD
- a CDS encoding fibrinogen-like YCDxxxxGGGW domain-containing protein, with translation MVLRPALSARSRFATLLLAVLAALSACGDADTTPTETLRDDGAACERDAQCNSDFCHPAEGICALPSCGDGVVHDGEACDDGNTIDDDACTNACELATCGDGVVQPGEACDDAGESETCNDDCTAAQCGDGEVNASAGEACDDGNTIDDDACTNACALPTCGDGIVQAGEACDDGNTIDDDACTNACALPTCGDGIVQDGEACDDGNAIDTDACLSTCVAASCGDGIIEEGVEACDDANAIDTDACTNSCQLTTCDDGILNQDESDVDCGGPNCTACEDGATCTSHSDCVSGHCAYGLSCAPNPVSCLDLLLGGTTTSGVYSLDPNEDGTLEDVYCDMDTDGGGWTLVASTFQTLLRDEASEHYADLSTLDPASAQTGIWNGLRAVVDTTGDMRFTCKVDAAVSQGATFDVDLSFYDVSWYQIFTTGTDADSCFEENQGAGYTGPWNRRNNLTGEFKSNLDEYESGFMEGEDRCDADTDFTVDFNDRGMDSIQTDGTDWGSDDRRAKCGSVQDMTTGAWHIWSRETTCFDGRQSGDESDTDCGGSCATSCQSGASCRVDDDCASSDCYLGVCRPDHCSNGVQDSDESDLDCGGSCAPCSTGEQCASDADCGGFTCDADNTCDIPTSCLDALIDTPGLPDGTYLIDPDGEGPLKNLEVYCDMTSDGGAYTFLKIKTDANVYASEAEALCAEHGLQLHIPRSPAHLATTLTLARNPDVGPDASIHYARIFGIYPNFDGATCMNTPFYSSSPGCDWNASDDGPFFISLRTNIPEPNGDNTTAGSMTYSWFPDGTVQGYNDLPGPGASSDRFICQVGDKQP